The window CGGGTTTTATCGCGCTTGAGTCCCAGCACTGGAAGGGGTTTGGTATCCACCAGCAGGTGCGTTTCTTGGGCGGCTCCCAATGCAACAACCCAACTGCGTTGCAGCCGATTCCAGCAGCCCATCCAATTGGCGTAAGCGGCGATTGAATTGACTCTGATCCAACAACTGCTGCTACCAATCGTCTACCAGAACAAACATGATGGTCATCAGGCTGGGAAGGTCTATGCTAGTTATGGGAGAACTGAGTTGTAAAGGTGGTACTTCGATTTTCATGCTCTCTCACCCTTTTGTCTAATCCACATTAGACATAAATTTAAAAACTGTGACAGCGCTAGCTCGATCACAAAGTCCATCGAGAAATTTCTGTCTGCGGCGTAGAGGAAGGCACACCATGAGGAGCAAACGCCCCACTGCGTCATTTCGGTAGGGGCAGTCCCCTGTCTAGTTTTTTGGGCGCATTGCAGTCTAGACGATCGGGCCGTTACTTAACTTCCTGGTTAACTTCCTAAAGTCCGATTGCATCAGAAGGGTGAATCGAGCAGACTGAGCTTAGTGAAATCTTGGAACTGTCTTGTGCTCTATGCCCTCGGTTGACGAGGATTTTCTATGAAATTTATCTATCGTGTCCCAATCTTCAATCATATACCCCACCAACTTTGGCCTCATTGTAAGCTAAGGGCTGCGAATAGGTGCTTTCGAGTTTCGGGGATAACCTATCAACCGACCAATTTAGAGCTGTTGGCCTATATTCCTACGAATAACCTCATGCTTTGAATGGGCGGTTTAACGTTAATGAATCATAATGAACCATTAACTCTAAAGTCTGAGCCTGATCAAAATCTAATGTAATGCTCTTGCAGTTTTCCAAGACGTAACGGATTTCCTAGTTCTGATTTTAGAGACATCGGTTGATAATTTCAGGATTAGGAAATCAAGAGAATGAATTCTTTAATACCATGGGTATTCATTCAAATTAGAATGTTTACATTAGATATAGTCGAGCCAGGATTGGTTTTTAACCTTCATTGCAGCATTGTTAATTGAACCAATTATTAGGATACTAATGGTCTTATTCATGATTATTATCGTGAGTTATTCGTGATCAAGTTAGTGAATAAATCTCTACAGAATACGTAATCTATATCTAATTCAGTAGGTTCTTATGGCCTCTAACAAGTCATATCTTTCTAGCCCCAAGTATGGTTATGATTTTGTCGTCGCAACTACCCAAGCTAGCATTAATGCAGGGCTGAAGGAATATCTCGATACGATCGATCAACCGACGACCTATCTTTGTTTCCTTGTGGATGACGATGGAAACCCCTCTGAATATATTGATCTCGAGACGTTGAAGCAAAGGACAGGCGGGATTGATCCCTTCACAATCCCCAATAAAACAAAATACAACGATCCTCGAATTACCACACTGACCCAAAATCGGTTTGCGGTGGGTCTAAAGCTGAAGTTAGGTCTACCGTCCAGTGTTCCGTTAGAAAATTTACCCCCGATCGTTGATTTAGGGAATGCTGCTAATAACGTAACCTTCAATCTATTTGCCTCTGAGTTTGAAATCATTCAGAATAATCCCCCCAGCGGTTGGGGCGGGAAGGGCTCTTGGCAGGTAGTATCGCAACCCACAGATCAACCCTGGTACTTTAGTACAAAGGTTAATTTAGTGTATGGTGACTTAGATAAAGAGTTAAACACTCCCTACTTCAACCAACACCCAGAACAGAGAGAGGCCCTCAAAAATCAACTGCTGAATCTCAATTCAGGGGCTTTTAGTTTGCAGCAACTGCTATTTGATTTAGATAATGCTGCACTTCAGTCCATTCCCACCATTGAAGGCATTGTCAAAGGTTCCAATGCTGATTTGGTGCTGACGAAATACTTTATTAGTTACTACTTTAATTCTGTAAGACAGTATGGGGAGCCCGTGTTGGCCGTTCATGCTGTGGCGAATGCGCCGGATTGGTCAAGTTTGCGGCTGACAGGAATGGAGCGGCAAGTAGCACAATTTGTGGATGGCAATGGCATTGTTGTGAAGGATCCCACCCCTGAGCAAAAGCAGGTGACGACCTTGGCCTACTTGTGCGCGGCGAATAACAATCCCTTACCCGGCGCGGCTAGCTTTAACTGGAATTGGGTAGAGCCTGCTGATGTCCTGAACGAAAGTGGCGCGATCGCGATTAATCGCAATACCTTAGCCACCTACTACAAAACGGTTCTGCTGCCGATCGTGAGTCGGTCTTGTATCAAAGTCTCTTGCAAGGTGGAGTTAGACTCAGATAGCTGGATTAGTGGAAAAGTCAAATATAGCGGCACCCTTCAACCGGGTCAATTTCCGCTTGAAACCAAAATCCCAGACAGTGGGAATACGGTTTTAAATATTTCCTATCAAAGCGATGCCCAAGACAGTGGTAAATCGGGAGCGACAGCGGGTGAACTCAAACTGAGTACTCCCTATTCCTGCTCCGTATCCTTTAGTGGTAATACAATCACGATCGTGCAAAACCTCAAGGTTTGGTGCTATGTCCGTTGGGATGCGACGGAAAATTCGGGCAATGTTTTCGATAAAACGATCACCGATGTCTACACGCTTTCTGTCGGACAGAATGGCTCCCTGCAAGTGAGCGCACCTCAAAGCACCATGATTGATAACTCCCAAACCCCAGAGCGGGGCTGGTTTGTCAATGCCTTCACGGGAGTTGATGACTTGATTAAGAGTCTCCAAAAGCAAATCACCAATTTTGTTGGAACTCAGATCCGAGATATTCCTGCCGCTGATGTACAGAATTTTGTCTTTCCGGGGGCGCGGGTCTTCACCTACAAAGATGCCCAATTTTCCGAACATCAGGACTTAGTGAGCCGCATTACCTACGTCAAACCTAGCTGATTTTACTGGGGGACTGGCCACGATCGATCACACTGACGGGAAGCGCAGACAAGGTTAGCTCCCGGAAGATTGTGCCCCGATCGCTCCAGTCCCTCAGGTTTCTCACCATCAGTCTCAACAGCATTCGTTCTATTTCGTTGATTCATCTAGCATATTTACCATTAGCGGGCATTGATCTATGTCGAATATTAATTTGACCTACTCATCAGAAATGATGACGAATTATCTTCATGCTGAAATTATCTCGCCCCAAGCTAAGTTTGAAGCCTTGCAAACCAACGACGGTCATTCCCTCCTGTTTTCGATCGGAACCGATCGGGCGTTTTACCTAATTCGCGAAGAAAGCGGCACCTCCACCACTGGCTGGAACAAAGTAGACCTGAGCAGCGCCTTGATTCAAAAAGCCTTTGCAGGCCAACCTGAGGCTTACTGCCGCACCTTTGAGGTGGGACAGAGCGTGCAGGATGGTTCGATCGGGATGGCGATGGTGGTCAGTACCTCTATTGGTGACCATTTGTATTTATGTCTAGGGAACTCCAACAAAGACACCACTTGGGCCGACGCCCCGAACTGGATTGCCTACGAATACGACAATGCCCAAGCCAAACTTCCTAAACTGGAAATTGTCAATGTCTTCTTTTGTGAGACAACGGGGGCAACCCAGTACATCATAGTGGATGTGATTCGTGATTCTAATAGCGCGGTGAAAACCGTGAGACGATTCTACATCGACCCCAGCAAGAAAACGGGACGCTATTGGAACAGCCGAGATCTGCCCATTGACCTCGAAATTGACAAGTATGACAGTTGCCTAGGCAGGGCGCGGAAAGGGCGCGTAGATGGTCTGTATACCGCAGGACGAGCAGGTAGCAGCGGCCAGTTAGAGTTTTGCCCAGTGATCAACGTCTATGGCAGTGCACCACCTACGCCCGCTCGACTGAATTTGCCCGGTGGCACGATCGCAAATGCCATTACTGCCACTCGAAACGCTGACTTATCCACAGACTTATTTGTGATGAGTGGCAAAACGCTGTACTACTTTTCTAGTTACAACCAAGCCGATGGTGCGATCGGCGTACCACTGATTACCCATGAAGTCCTCTCCAATACCAGCAAGCTGGTGGCGATGTCCCATGATGGCGTGATTACGCTCTGGGGAAAAAATGCCAGTAATCAAGTCTATTACCTGACCTGTGCCCAGGCAGAAGCCGCCAATCCAATCGCTTGGAGCGTTCCATTGCCGATTCTATCGAGCATTGAGCAAATTTCGCCCTATATTAACGGTGTGGACGGGGGAAATACAATTTTTGCGGCGGGAGATGGCAAACTCCAGAAAATTACACAATCGCCTACCTCCACCCTCTGGCAAGCCCAGGCAATCACGCTACCGCCACCGCCCCAAGGCAAATCGATTTCCTTCAATTCCTACACCACCACGCTACAGATTACTGATTCACAAAATCTGCCGCTGAAGGATATCTCTCTCAGCCTCAGTGCCAGCAGTCGTTGTGTGGTCTATATCAATGGGTTGTACTACGTGATCGACAATGCGCCCATTCATGTGAAGTCCAATGCCATGGGAATGGTGACGATCGTAGAGTCTACAGAGACTTTAACGGGGACAACCTTCACGGTTTCGACGGGCAGTGGGGCTGCGATCGTCATTAACCCCATGGAAACGCCCTTCAAGAAACTCGCTGCACTGAATACGCCGGAGAAGCTCAAGGCTGCCCAAGTGCGGGATGCGAAAGGGAATATGACTTCCTTGGTTGCTAGTAACACAGATGCTGATCAACTCCAGACCGTGGCGACGGCTCTGACTAGTTTGAGTAAAAGCTATGACCAAGCGAATACAGAGTTAGCGCCTGTGCCCACAACTGCCATGGCAAGCTTTGCGCCCGTTGCACCCGTTGCTATACCCATGGCCTCAATGAACCTCAAAGATGCGATCGTGGTGGCTGCGGGTGACCTGTTCAACTGGTTGAAGTCGGGTGTGAACGCGATCGTGAAGGTTGTAGAAGACGCTGCGACCAAAGCATGGCACTTCATCGTTCAAATTGGCGAAAAAATCTATCGCGCTGTACTGGATACCGTTGAGGCCGTCGTCGGTGCCGTAGAATGGGTCTTTCAGGCGATTAAGACTGCCATCTCCGAAGTCATCAAATATGTCTCCTTCCTATTTGAATGGGAGGATATTCGCCGCACCAAGGATGTTCTGCATAACTTGGTTAAATGCTATCTGCAACACCAAGTTGATAATCTTCAGGTAATGAAGCAAGACTTCGACGAGATGATTGGTGGTGTAGAAGACAAGATTAATCAATGGGCTGGAATTCAGGACTGGGCAGGCATTGGATCCGATATTGCCCACAAGCCAGCTACCAGTCAGGCTGCCAACCCCATGCAAAATCAAACTGCAGCATCCCTGCATCTCTCCCACCATTTTCAAAACAATGCTCAAAATGTTTCTATCACAGGCAAGGTTCCGGAAGTTAGCCTAGTTCAGTCGCTGATTGATGATTTGCTGACTGCGCTAAAACAGGAAGGGCGGGTTCTAGACGGTGTGATTGATCAACTGTCTAAGTTAGCGCAAGACTTTGCCAGCTTGAGTGTAGAAGACATTCTGAAGCGATTGGCAGGGATTTTGCTAGATGGGGTGCTCAGCAGTACTCAAGTGGTTGTAGATGCGATCTTTAATATCCTGACGGATCTGGCACAATCGGCGATCGACTTTCTGGATACGAAGATCCATATTCCGGTCATCTCTGACATCCTGAATGAAATTGGCATCCCGGATATGTCCTTCCTAGATGTCTTTTGTTGGATTGCCAGTGTTGCCTACACCGTGGTTTACAAGCTGGCTAAAGGAGAAGCTCCCTTCCCGGATAATGAGTACACCACCTTCTTGAAAAATGCCTCCAGCCTGCGGCAACTCCAGCAGGGCTTCACAACTTCTACCCCAAGGGCCATGGCCATGGCTGCTGGCCCGGTTCGGAGTAGCTCGCTGATAAGTCTCCCCACGATTCCCAAATCGGTGCAGACGGCCATCTTTATCATGGGTCATGCGATGGCAGGCTTCTTTGTGTTCAATGCTAACTTTGTGGATAGCTTTGAGGCGGCGGCAGAAACTGGAGCTAATCCCTTTAGTACCTTCTCTGGTGTTCTGGGGGTGCTAAGTGGGGGATCGGTGGGCTTTGCAAATTTCTTGGTGCCTAAGTTTGCGATCGAAGAAACAGCGATCAGCATCATGGGTACAGTAACAACGGGCCTGCGGCTTCTGTGCAAAGGCATTTTTAGTAGCCCCATTCAGGGTAAATTTGCGGCTTCGGAAGGGATTATGCAAAATCTAGCGGCGGCGGATGGTCGGGCGACCGGGGCCATTGTAGATGCTATTTTGATTATTCCAGCGATCGCCTGCACCGGATGGCATTTCTATGAGTTGGCCCAAAAGTCGGCGGGGAGCGATCGCAGTGATGCCATTATTGAGGAAGTCAGCAATTGTACCTCGTTTATTTCCCGCGTTTCCTACACAATTGCGGTGAATGATCCCGAACCCCTATCCAAAGCGATCGGGATTGGCGTCATGGTGGGGGCAAATGTAGCTTATTCCGGCTTGCAAACAGCTCAGGCCGCCATCGGCTAAGGATGATTCAAACGAGAATTCCAGTAATGGCCCGTTGTTAATGAGTGGTAAGTAGACAATTACAACTCAAACAGACTCTAGGACTCATCGACGGAGTAGAGCAGTCCTAGAGTCCTTTCTATCCAGATTCTTTGCAGTACTCTAACGCTAACTGAAAGCTGGGTTGGAGTACTGCGACCTGGAAAACCTCGCTAGTCTAAATTGAGAACGATTCTGAATGCAAAAGTTTATTGCATTTTGTTGCTGTGAAGAGGCAACCAATTATGATGCACACACGAGGATGACTGCATTTTTCGTGGCATTTCTCTAGATTCCTCCAGTCAGATGCTCCCTGCATCCGATCGCTGAATTGAGTCAATATGTTACGGCATGGAGACAGCACCATGGAAGTTCTAGGAATTGCTGGGGAAAGCTCTGTATCCTGACTGCATGGAGTCTTAGGATTCCACAGCACTCTATACAGACATTGATCCTCGTGCGTCTCTATACCTATCCTCCTTTGAATATGTCAGCCTCTTATCCAAGTGGCTCTCTGGCCCTAGACTCGCCCTATTATCTGGAGCGCCCCACCATTGAACAACCTGCCTATGCTGAAATCCAAAAGCCCGGTTCCCTGATTCGCATAAAAGCCCCTCGGGAGATGGGAAAAACGTCCTTGTTGCTCAGGTTACTGGAATTTGCCCACCAACAGTCCTATCACACGGTGAGCTTGAACTTAGAGCAGGTCGATGACGCCATTCTCAATGATTTAAACCGGTTTTTGCGGTGGTTGTGCGCCAGTGTAACAAGGCAGTTAGGGCTGGTTCCTTGCTTGGATGACTATTGGGATGAAGATATTGGAAGTAAGGTCAGTTGTACGCTTTATTTTCGGGGTTATTTATTAGAACAAATCCAAAAGCCCCTGGTTCTTGCGATCGACGAAGTGAACTATCTGTTTGAGCATCCCCAGGTGGCCAAGGATGTTTTACCGTTATTCCGCTCCTGGTTCGAAGAAGCTAAACGATTACCTGTCTGGCAAAAGCTTCGTCTTGTGGTGGTTCATTCCACTGAGATCTATGTGCCGCTGCAAATTACCCAATCACCCTTTAATGTCGGCTGCCCGATCGAGCTCCAGCCGTTCGACTTAGCTCAGGTCAAGGCGTTGGCCCAACGGTATCAGCTGGACTGGCTGCCCCAGCACCCCGAGTCTCTCATTGCGTTGTCGGGTGGGCATCCTGCGCTCGTGCATTTAGCCATTTATCACTTGAGCTGTGGCCAACTGACCTTCCAGCAGTTCATGGAAACCGCTGCGACCTCTAGCGGTATTTATAACAATCATCTGCAACGCCATGCTGCGGTGCTGCAAGAACAACCGGATTTGGCTCAGGCACTCATTTCCGTGATGACCTCCTCTGCTCCCCTCAAACTGGATCCCATGCAAGCCTACAAATTGCACAGTTTAGGGCTGATTAACTTGGTGGGCGATCGCGCTACTCAGGGCTGTGAACTCTATCGGCGCTATTTTGCGCCATCGGCGTTGGCCGCCCCCATCCCTAGCTCTCGCCGCAAGCGAGGGGTGATTCTGACAACCCATGGTCTTGAAAAGTTGCAGAAAGAAAAACGGGAGGTGGAAGAACAAGAAAATCGGGGACAGCGGCTGACGCTAGAACAACTCAGTGAACGGACGGGGCTATCAGTCGATACCTTGATGAAGGTTCAAGCGCGGGAAGGGAAGGTCGATAAGCAGACATTGAAGATCTACTTTCAATCCTTTGGCTTAACTTTGTCTGCGAATGACTTTGAGTTTCCTCCCTCAGAGGAGCCTGGTGGTGATTGAAGCCTCTGAATTTCCCTGTCATAGCTCAATGTTCTTGCGTCTCTCTACGTATTTTAGGATTTCATTTATTTTCTAATCCCAGTCATGATGAATCCAATTATCAAAGATTAGAAGATGCATTTCTGGGAACTGCAACACACTATTTATGTAAGTTGCCAGAAAATCTAAAAAGACGTTGAGTATTTTCGCAAGATCAGTAGAGAACCGATTAGTCTTTCAGTCAATGGTCTGTGTTTGGGTTAACCTCATTTGTTTAATGTGCTGTGTTTCCAACTCTGCCGCAAAGCGATCGTGCTCCCGCTGCCCGACAGGCTCAACTCAATCGAGCTAGGGCGAAATATACGTTTGTCCATGCCTATCGGAGCGATGACTGCCCCGATGGGGTGGGTCTGCTGGCCAATTTGCCCTACGACCAAGAATTTACCTTGCCTTACTTGGCCCAGGTCCTGACGGTGGATAGTACGCTGTTGGCTAACCATGCCGCGATCGACTTGGAATTCTTGACGGGGTTGTTGCAAGGGTCTGTGACGCTGGCAGATTGGTTGGGGTTGGCGAAATCGCTGACCGATCGACCGTTTTTTCTGGCGCAACCCACCAAAGCGGCTCGACGCATTTCCGATAGTTTTCCGCTGAATTTAGAGCAATATAACGCTCTCTTTGCAGTGATTGCCCAGCCGGAAATCGTCAATATTTACAGCCAATCCCAGGCCGTCCGAGATCGGGCCTTTGCTTGGCAGCGACTGGCTGGGGCGAACCCCATGGTGCTGCGGGCCGTGACGACTCTACCCCAGCACGATCGCACCTGGAAGACGGGCTGCAATGACGAAGACATCCTGGCTCCCCTGCCACCGGGGGAATTGCCTGCCAATTTTCAGATTACCAATACACTGTACCAACAGGTCATGGGCTCCCAGGATTCCCTGGAAAAAGCAGCGGCGGAGCGGCGGCTGTATCTTGCAGACTATCGCCTCTTGATGAACTTGCCCCAGGGCAAATGGCAGAATGGCCTGTTCCCACAAAATCGCTATCTCTATGCCCCGTTAGCGCTGTTTGCTTGGCAACCGGGGGACGATCGCACTTTGGGGGAATTCAAACCCGTCGCGATTCAGTGTCAGCAATTGCCGACGGATCAGACGAACCCCGTCTTTACGCCCTTGGATGGCTATCGCTGGCAAATGGCGCAAACGGTGGTGCAATGCGCCGATGGCGTGTTACAAGAAATGGTGCATCACTTGGGCTATACCCATATGGTGATCGAAGCCGCGATCGTTGCCGCCTACCGTAACTTGGCCGCAGCCCATCCCCTCTATATCTTGCTTGCGCCCCATTTCCAGTTCACGCTGGCCCTGAACGACTACGCCACGAAGCACCTGATTGCGCCGGGTGGTCAGGTCGATAGACTGTTTGGCAGTACCTTGGAGGGATCGCTGACAGCGCTCGTGCGGGGGCTGCGGGAGTACGATTTTAGTCGGGCGGCCCCGCCGAAGGAGTTGGCCGATCGTGGGGTCGATGATGGTCTGGGTTTGCCGGACTATCCCTATCGCGATGATGCCCTGCGGGTCTGGCAACCGCTGCACCAATTTGTTCAGCGCTATGTGGCCTTGTACTATGGCGGTGATGAGGATGTGCAGCAGGATTGGGAATTGCAAGGGTTTATCCAGACGTTTGGGGATCCTCAGCAGGGTAATATTCCCGGAGTGCCAGCCCAGATTACAACCCGTGACCAATTAGTCGAAACGATCGCGACCCTGATTTTTACGGCAACGGCCCAGCATTCTGCACTCAACTATGCCCAGTTCCCGTTTATGGGCTATGTCCCCAATGTGACGGGGGCTCTCTATGCCCCTGCGCCTACCCAGGACACGCCCCAGGATCAAAGCAGTTGGCTGGCGATGCTGCCGCCCACATCCAAGGCACTGCAACAGTTTGTCATTCTCTATCAGCTGTCCAATGTGCGGTTCTCAGTGCTGGGACAGTATGAGCCGTTTTACTTTGAGGATCGACGGGTCGATGCCTTGGCGCAAAAGTTGCGTCAGGAATTGGCCCTTGTGGAAATTGCGATTAAAGATATCGATCAATACCGATTTTTATCCTATCCCTACCTGATGCCTTCGACGATCGGTAATAGCATTTTTATTTAACAGGTAACTGATTAACTTTTTATCTCGATTTAGTTGATACTTCCATTTCAATTGTTGGTTTAATTCAAGGTCGGCTCTATTTATTCATCCATCACCGCTATGTTGTTTTCCCTCGATCCACTGATGCCCTCTCTGCCCCAAGAGGATCCCTGTCCCGATCGACGGGCGGCCTGTCTAGCGGCGAGTCGTGCCATCTATCAGTTCGACACCAGCTATGCTGACATCGGCTTTGTGCAGCAAGTGCCCCTCTGGGAACAGTTCTCTCCGGAGTATCTTGCAACCTTTGCCAAACTCCAGGGCACCGTCTACGCCAACCAAGCGGCGGCAACCGTTCAGCAATGCTACAGCGCCCCGGAGGGGGGCTTCCGGTTTGCGGTCAATCAAGTGCGATCGCGGCTGCAAGATTGTGAATTGCAATCCCTGTATGGGCCTAGCCGCGATCCTCGCGTTCCCCCCTTTAATGAACGCACGCCGCTGTCCATGACGGACTATGAGCAACTCTTCCAACTGATTACCCCGCCACCTAATCGCTACCGTTGGCAGCAGGATTGGGCCTTTGCTTGGCAACGCCTTGCGGGAACGGCCCCGATTTTGATTCGATCGGTGCAAGAGGCCCTGCCGGAGAATTTTCCCGTGACGGAATCCCACATGCAGCGAGCCACGGGCGGCAGTGATAGTCTGGCGGCTGCGCTGGCGGAAGGGCGACTATTCATCGTTGATTTTGCGATTTTGCAGGGCATTGCCGCTGGCATTACCGATCACTATCGCAAGTACCTCTATGCCCCGATCGTGCTGCTCCGCTGGGATCCTCGGGCGACCTGTCCCCCCGGAGGCCCGCCCGGTCGGCTGCTGCCCGTCGCCATCCAATGCGGCCAGGTGCCCAATCCCCAGACGCCCATTTTGACCCCCGCCGATGGGGTGGCTTGGGAAATGGCCAAGGTGGTGGTACAAAGTGCGGATAGTAATTATCACGGGGTGGTTGAACATTTGGGCCGCTGCCACATTATGGCGGCTTGGATTGCTCTGTATACCTTCCGCCATTTGGCTCCGAACCATCCGCTGCGGGTGTTGCTGACGCCCCACTTCCAGTTCACGTTGGCGGTGAATGTGCCCACTCGATCTCTGTTGTTGCCCGGTGGCCGCACGCCTCGTCTGCAAGCGGTCAGTTTGGAGAGTGCGATTCAGCTGTTGAAGCGCGGCTTTACGGAGTTTGATTGGAATGCCTTAACGCCGCCCACGGACTTCAGCCGCCGAGGGGTTCTGGATCGAGATCGCTTGCCCGTCTACCCCTATCGGGATGATGCATTACCCCAGTGGCAAGCTATTCGATCGTTTGTGGGAGACTATGTGGCGCTCTACTACAGTACCGATCGGGAGGTGACGGAGGACTTTGAACTTCAGGATTGGTTCCGCCACATGGGTAGCGGCGAAGGGGCACAAATTAAGGGGATGGGACGGGATGGCCAGTTAGCCACCCGTGCTGACCTGGCCGATCTCATGGCGCAAATTATCTTCCGGGTGACGGTATTCCACGCGCTGATTAATTACACGGTGTTTCCCGCCATGGGATTCATGCCCAACATGCCCACGGCAATCTATGCTCCGGCTCCGATCGAGAACCATGTCTATCAACCGGATGATCTGTTGTCGCTGTTGCCACCCATGGCCGTTGCCTTAGATACCCTGAGTGATGTCTATGTGGTGGGGCATTTGCGTTGCAATCAGTTGGGAGCCTATGCGCTCTGTCATTTTGTCGATCGGCGGGTGCGTCCGTTGGTCGTGCGTTTACAAAACCGTTTGGCTGAGATTGAGCAGGAGATTCAATCCGCCAATTTACACCGTCCGGCTCCGTTTGAGATTCTGTTACCCTCTCATATTCCCCAGAGTATTCACATTTAGAGATTTTAAGCCTTTAAAAATCTTAAAAAGCAATCTTGAATCACCTAGCTTATGCATAAATCTCAAGTTAAATAAACCAGATCTGAATCATTAAATTTAGTATTTCATTTTCTGTTGTTTCTATGGAAATTCCTGGTTACTGTGATCTGAAATTTCGGTGTGAGGGCAGTCGCTGCACGATTTACTCTGCCTATCGATCGGATGGGTTGCCAGTCATTTTGAAGCATCTGCGAGATCCCTACCCCAGCCCTGCGGAAGTGGCTCGCTTTCGGCGGGAATATCAGATGACCCGCCAGTTCCAGCAAGCGGGAATCATTCACTGTTTAGATCTCATCGATCGTGGCAATCAGTTTGTCATGGTGCTCGAGGACTTCGGTGGACAGGATTTAGATCATTTTTTGACGATCGAGCCGCTGTTACCCATGGCTCAATGTTTGGAATTAATGCTGCGGCTGGCCCAAAGCTTGGGAGAGGTGCACCGGGCTTTGATCATCCACAAAGACATTAATCCCTCGAATATTGTTTGGAATCCCCAAACCGATACCTTAAAGCTAATTGACTTTGGCATTGCTAGCCAGCTCTCGCGGGAAACGCCCAGCCTGACCGATATCCGGGTACTGGAAGGCACCTTGGCCTACATTTCGCCAGAACAAACCGGACGTATGAATCGATCGGTGGATTTTCGATCGGATTTGTATGCCTTAGGGGTCACGTTCTATCGGATTCTGACGGGGCAGTTACCCTTTCCCCTGGCGAATCCGCTGGAGATGATTCACGCCCACATTGCACGATCGCCGATGTCACCCCAGGCAGTGAGATCGG is drawn from Alkalinema sp. FACHB-956 and contains these coding sequences:
- a CDS encoding lipoxygenase family protein — translated: MFPTLPQSDRAPAARQAQLNRARAKYTFVHAYRSDDCPDGVGLLANLPYDQEFTLPYLAQVLTVDSTLLANHAAIDLEFLTGLLQGSVTLADWLGLAKSLTDRPFFLAQPTKAARRISDSFPLNLEQYNALFAVIAQPEIVNIYSQSQAVRDRAFAWQRLAGANPMVLRAVTTLPQHDRTWKTGCNDEDILAPLPPGELPANFQITNTLYQQVMGSQDSLEKAAAERRLYLADYRLLMNLPQGKWQNGLFPQNRYLYAPLALFAWQPGDDRTLGEFKPVAIQCQQLPTDQTNPVFTPLDGYRWQMAQTVVQCADGVLQEMVHHLGYTHMVIEAAIVAAYRNLAAAHPLYILLAPHFQFTLALNDYATKHLIAPGGQVDRLFGSTLEGSLTALVRGLREYDFSRAAPPKELADRGVDDGLGLPDYPYRDDALRVWQPLHQFVQRYVALYYGGDEDVQQDWELQGFIQTFGDPQQGNIPGVPAQITTRDQLVETIATLIFTATAQHSALNYAQFPFMGYVPNVTGALYAPAPTQDTPQDQSSWLAMLPPTSKALQQFVILYQLSNVRFSVLGQYEPFYFEDRRVDALAQKLRQELALVEIAIKDIDQYRFLSYPYLMPSTIGNSIFI
- a CDS encoding lipoxygenase family protein, producing MPSLPQEDPCPDRRAACLAASRAIYQFDTSYADIGFVQQVPLWEQFSPEYLATFAKLQGTVYANQAAATVQQCYSAPEGGFRFAVNQVRSRLQDCELQSLYGPSRDPRVPPFNERTPLSMTDYEQLFQLITPPPNRYRWQQDWAFAWQRLAGTAPILIRSVQEALPENFPVTESHMQRATGGSDSLAAALAEGRLFIVDFAILQGIAAGITDHYRKYLYAPIVLLRWDPRATCPPGGPPGRLLPVAIQCGQVPNPQTPILTPADGVAWEMAKVVVQSADSNYHGVVEHLGRCHIMAAWIALYTFRHLAPNHPLRVLLTPHFQFTLAVNVPTRSLLLPGGRTPRLQAVSLESAIQLLKRGFTEFDWNALTPPTDFSRRGVLDRDRLPVYPYRDDALPQWQAIRSFVGDYVALYYSTDREVTEDFELQDWFRHMGSGEGAQIKGMGRDGQLATRADLADLMAQIIFRVTVFHALINYTVFPAMGFMPNMPTAIYAPAPIENHVYQPDDLLSLLPPMAVALDTLSDVYVVGHLRCNQLGAYALCHFVDRRVRPLVVRLQNRLAEIEQEIQSANLHRPAPFEILLPSHIPQSIHI